The following are from one region of the Anabrus simplex isolate iqAnaSimp1 chromosome 8, ASM4041472v1, whole genome shotgun sequence genome:
- the LOC137501916 gene encoding uncharacterized protein produces MSRLYSEMLIVLVVCSFVTARSILGNENTATENRNKRENLLANSLIRSRMRRQVDFVSAIQRPASQFMNMTGGGNMIPSQAGSCFNASGLPINQIPGMQGIGGTGGSNNGGNAASSTEAPAAGSRRRRAALPSAIDTDGGERRRRDLIDELPVGANPAGIASSMQSIEHPPDSEDSVVMGANPISGFAEGIPSGSQPGGIASAMQPPPNNYLGDF; encoded by the exons ATGAGTAGACTGTACAGCGAGATGTTGATCGTTCTGGTTGTCTGTTCTTTCGTAACAGCTCGGAGTATACTG GGAAATGAAAATACTGCCACAGAGAATAGAAACAAGAGAGAAAACTTGCTGGCGAACTCTTTAATCAGATCAAGGATGAGAAGGCAAGTGGACTTCGTGTCAGCAATCCAGAGACCAGCATCTCAGTTTATGAATATGACAGGTGGTGGAAATATGATTCCATCCCAAGCTGGGTCATGTTTCAACGCTTCTGGTCTTCCGATCAACCAGATCCCAGGAATGCAAGGTATTGGAGGTACTGGAGGCAGCAACAATGGCGGGAATGCTGCTAGCAGTACTGAAGCCCCAGCAGCAGGATCTAGGAGGAGGAGAGCGGCACTTCCATCAGCTATTGACACGGATGGTGGTGAGAGACGAAGAAGAGACTTAATTGACGAGCTTCCAGTGGGTGCTAACCCTGCCGGTATTGCCTCATCAATGCAGAGCATTGAACATCCCCCTGACTCGGAAGATTCAGTGGTGATGGGCGCTAACCCCATATCTGGGTTTGCAGAGGGTATTCCAAGTGGATCTCAGCCTGGTGGTATTGCATCTGCCATGCAGCCACCCCCAAATAACTACTTAGGTGATTTTTAA